Proteins encoded within one genomic window of Syntrophorhabdales bacterium:
- a CDS encoding KpsF/GutQ family sugar-phosphate isomerase, with the protein MSSELLKAGREVLKKEAQAILQVMERLGPGFDDVVSTINKCCGRVVFTGIGKSGLIAKKIASTFSSIGIPAIFLHPADSLHGDLGMIRNGDVFFIISYSGETEEVVKMLPWIKRMDVPVLVITGCPGSTIASYGDYVLDVKVEEACPYNIVPTSSTTATLALGDAIAVALMKERNFRAEDFALLHPGGSLGRRLLLKVEDLMHTGDALPMVHEDATMRHVILEVTSKRLGVSGVFNGAGELSGIITDGDLRRALERYNNMLEKKASDVMTRNPKGIQKDALAAYALKKMEEFSITSLFVFEGPADKRPVGLIHIHDLLKAKIV; encoded by the coding sequence TGCTGAAGAAAGAAGCCCAAGCGATCCTCCAGGTGATGGAGCGTCTCGGGCCGGGCTTTGATGACGTTGTGTCTACCATAAACAAGTGCTGCGGAAGAGTAGTCTTTACAGGCATCGGCAAGTCAGGATTGATCGCAAAGAAAATAGCTTCAACCTTTTCCAGCATCGGCATACCGGCAATCTTTCTGCACCCTGCGGATTCTTTGCATGGCGATTTGGGGATGATACGGAACGGAGACGTTTTCTTCATCATCTCATACAGTGGGGAGACGGAAGAGGTCGTGAAGATGCTCCCATGGATAAAAAGAATGGACGTTCCGGTGCTCGTCATAACAGGCTGCCCAGGATCAACCATTGCGAGTTACGGCGATTATGTGCTCGATGTAAAGGTGGAAGAGGCATGTCCTTACAACATTGTCCCTACCTCCAGCACAACAGCGACGCTGGCGCTGGGTGACGCAATCGCTGTTGCACTCATGAAAGAGAGGAACTTCAGAGCGGAGGATTTCGCGCTGCTCCATCCGGGAGGAAGCTTGGGGCGCAGGCTTTTGCTCAAGGTTGAGGACCTGATGCACACGGGTGACGCATTGCCGATGGTGCACGAGGACGCCACGATGCGGCACGTTATTCTCGAGGTAACTTCCAAGCGACTCGGCGTAAGCGGCGTGTTCAACGGAGCTGGGGAGCTATCGGGAATCATAACCGATGGCGATTTGAGGAGGGCGCTGGAGCGGTACAATAACATGCTGGAGAAGAAGGCCAGCGACGTGATGACACGCAACCCCAAAGGAATCCAGAAAGATGCTCTGGCAGCCTATGCCTTGAAGAAAATGGAAGAGTTTTCGATAACGTCCCTGTTTGTATTTGAGGGGCCTGCGGATAAGAGGCCTGTGGGACTCATCCATATTCACGATCTGCTCAAGGCAAAGATCGTATGA
- the lptC gene encoding LPS export ABC transporter periplasmic protein LptC yields MNQRSLAGYIASGFAVGILLYSAYFFVKRPERPITHVVEEEKRVIVFRDVRYSGEKKGAVDWELRAKVARKYIDKPLVELEDIDGSYKPRPDTVVLFKGSKGDLDTEAEKGKMEDVEITYKDEYTVKSKSMDFDFKSSRVSSRSAVDLKGKKLTMQGLGMVADTDKQVVHIEKDVRGTVQTETRRFNFSSDRFSYDVKQNVYTFEGSVAVKGEDMTLFCDRIDVTSTGDTVDKLDARGNVVLNAKGTLAKSGRAVYYFKDDKVTLEDSPRVSRDKVDMEGEKIVYSLSSGKFSVERPKMKIQR; encoded by the coding sequence ATGAATCAAAGAAGTCTAGCGGGCTATATCGCCTCCGGATTCGCAGTCGGCATTCTTCTATATTCTGCCTACTTTTTCGTTAAGAGACCGGAACGACCCATCACGCACGTTGTCGAAGAAGAGAAGCGGGTAATCGTTTTCCGCGATGTACGCTATTCAGGAGAAAAGAAGGGTGCGGTTGATTGGGAACTGCGGGCTAAGGTTGCAAGAAAATATATCGATAAACCACTAGTGGAATTGGAGGATATCGATGGTTCTTACAAGCCGAGACCCGACACCGTTGTATTGTTCAAAGGCAGTAAAGGGGATCTCGATACGGAAGCCGAAAAGGGAAAAATGGAGGACGTGGAGATTACCTACAAGGATGAATATACGGTCAAGAGCAAGAGTATGGACTTTGATTTCAAAAGCTCAAGAGTATCAAGCAGGAGCGCTGTTGATCTGAAAGGGAAAAAATTGACCATGCAGGGGCTTGGCATGGTAGCGGATACCGATAAGCAGGTGGTGCATATCGAGAAGGACGTACGTGGAACGGTCCAGACGGAGACACGTCGTTTCAACTTCTCGTCGGACCGTTTTTCTTATGATGTTAAACAGAACGTCTACACATTTGAAGGCAGTGTCGCGGTTAAGGGAGAAGATATGACCCTTTTCTGTGATAGGATAGATGTAACAAGCACAGGAGATACCGTTGACAAGCTGGATGCGCGTGGCAACGTCGTACTCAACGCAAAGGGCACGCTTGCGAAAAGCGGCAGAGCAGTATATTATTTTAAGGATGACAAGGTCACGCTTGAAGATTCACCGAGGGTTAGCAGAGATAAGGTGGATATGGAAGGCGAAAAGATCGTTTACAGCCTCTCGTCTGGAAAATTTTCGGTTGAGCGGCCGAAGATGAAAATACAACGGTGA